One window of the Rhizobiaceae bacterium genome contains the following:
- a CDS encoding ABC transporter ATP-binding protein, which yields MARIDLDHIRHAYGSNPGPDAVYALKEVHHTFEDGGAYALLGPSGCGKTTLLNIISGLLHPSHGRLLFNDQDVTDLSTQQRNIAQVFQFPVIYDTMTVYDNLAFPLRNRGVPEADVDRKVRETLDMIDLASWAKRKARGLTADQKQKISLGRGLVRSDVNAILFDEPLTVIDPHMKWVLRSQLKQLHRRFGYTMVYVTHDQTEALTFAEHVVVMYDGQIVQIGTPAELFERPRHTFVGYFIGSPGMNVLPVEIEGRDAVIGSQRIGLPGAPKAATSPDELGIRPEYVRVGAEGMPISIRKVEDIGRQKIVRASLEGREIAAIVGEDQSIPADPKVAFDPAGINLYAGSWRVEMER from the coding sequence ATGGCGCGCATCGATCTCGACCACATACGTCACGCCTACGGCTCCAATCCCGGGCCTGACGCGGTTTACGCGCTCAAGGAAGTGCACCACACCTTCGAGGACGGCGGCGCCTATGCGCTGCTCGGACCGTCGGGCTGCGGAAAGACGACCCTGCTCAATATCATTTCGGGTCTGCTGCATCCGTCGCACGGCCGCCTGCTTTTCAACGATCAGGACGTCACCGACCTCTCCACGCAGCAGCGCAATATCGCGCAGGTGTTCCAGTTTCCGGTCATCTACGACACCATGACCGTCTACGACAATCTCGCCTTCCCGCTGCGCAATCGCGGCGTGCCGGAGGCCGATGTCGATCGCAAGGTACGCGAGACGCTGGATATGATCGATCTTGCGAGCTGGGCAAAGCGCAAGGCGAGGGGACTCACTGCCGATCAGAAACAGAAGATCTCGCTCGGTCGCGGGCTGGTGCGCTCGGACGTCAACGCCATCCTCTTCGATGAGCCGCTGACCGTCATCGATCCGCATATGAAATGGGTGCTGCGCTCCCAGTTGAAGCAGCTTCACCGCCGCTTCGGCTACACGATGGTCTATGTCACGCATGACCAGACCGAGGCGCTCACCTTCGCCGAGCACGTCGTCGTCATGTATGACGGCCAGATCGTGCAGATCGGCACGCCGGCCGAGCTGTTCGAGCGGCCGCGCCATACCTTCGTCGGCTATTTCATCGGCTCCCCCGGCATGAACGTGCTGCCGGTCGAGATCGAGGGCCGTGACGCCGTGATCGGCAGCCAGCGGATTGGACTTCCCGGCGCGCCGAAGGCCGCGACAAGCCCGGACGAACTCGGCATCCGCCCCGAATATGTGCGTGTCGGCGCCGAGGGCATGCCGATCTCCATCCGCAAGGTGGAGGATATCGGTCGCCAGAAAATCGTACGCGCCAGCCTCGAAGGACGCGAGATCGCGGCGATCGTCGGCGAGGACCAGAGCATTCCGGCGGACCCGAAAGTGGCCTTCGATCCGGCCGGCATCAACCTCTATGCCGGTTCCTGGCGCGTCGAGATGGAGCGTTAG
- a CDS encoding ABC transporter ATP-binding protein has protein sequence MLELRNVTKAVGGVDHIRDVSLTLQHASLNVLLGPTLSGKTSLMRLMAGLDTPTVGTIWFDGQNVTGVPVQKRNVAMVYQQFINYPAMTVYENIASPLRVAGAARDRIDREVRRAADLLKLTPYLDRTPLNLSGGQQQRTALARAIVKNAKLVLLDEPLANLDYKLREELREELPKIFAETGAIFVYATTEPHEALLLGGNTATLSEGGVTQFGSTVEVFRQPADLVTARTFADPPLNTIVLRKVGRNFQLDGGVNLPVPAAFAGIADGAYTIGFQPHHLSSSRPTQDAVALTAKVIVTEITGSESFVHLDFADARWVMLAPGVRVYEPDDAIEVFIDPRHIMVFDQSGRSMSAPARLAA, from the coding sequence ATGCTTGAGTTGAGGAACGTGACGAAGGCGGTGGGAGGCGTGGATCATATCCGCGACGTTTCGCTGACGCTTCAGCACGCTTCGCTGAACGTGCTTCTCGGGCCGACGCTATCCGGCAAGACCAGCCTGATGCGCCTGATGGCGGGACTAGACACGCCGACCGTGGGCACGATCTGGTTCGACGGCCAGAACGTCACCGGCGTGCCGGTGCAGAAGCGCAACGTCGCCATGGTCTACCAGCAGTTCATCAATTATCCCGCGATGACCGTTTACGAGAACATCGCCTCGCCGCTGCGCGTTGCCGGCGCTGCCAGGGACCGCATTGACCGCGAGGTGCGGCGCGCGGCCGATCTCCTGAAGCTCACGCCCTATCTCGACCGCACGCCGCTCAACCTTTCCGGCGGCCAGCAGCAGCGCACCGCTCTGGCTCGCGCCATCGTCAAGAACGCCAAGCTGGTGCTGCTGGACGAACCGCTCGCCAATCTCGACTACAAGCTGCGCGAGGAATTGCGCGAGGAACTGCCGAAGATTTTTGCCGAGACGGGCGCGATCTTCGTCTACGCCACGACCGAACCGCATGAGGCGTTGCTGCTCGGCGGCAACACCGCGACGCTCTCGGAGGGGGGCGTCACGCAATTCGGGTCGACTGTCGAGGTCTTCCGCCAGCCGGCGGACCTCGTCACCGCCCGGACCTTCGCCGATCCGCCGCTGAACACCATCGTGCTCAGGAAGGTCGGCCGGAATTTCCAGCTTGATGGTGGGGTGAACCTCCCGGTGCCGGCGGCTTTCGCCGGTATTGCCGACGGCGCATATACGATCGGCTTTCAGCCCCACCATCTTTCTTCTTCGCGCCCGACGCAGGATGCGGTCGCCCTCACGGCCAAGGTGATCGTCACTGAAATCACCGGCTCGGAAAGCTTCGTGCATCTCGACTTCGCCGATGCGCGTTGGGTGATGCTGGCGCCGGGTGTGCGTGTCTACGAACCCGACGACGCCATCGAGGTCTTCATCGATCCGCGTCACATCATGGTCTTCGACCAGAGCGGCCGCTCCATGAGCGCGCCCGCAAGGCTGGCGGCATAG
- a CDS encoding sugar ABC transporter permease: MDKPWNNRAWSMVLPVLVLVAFSAVIPLMTVVNYSVQDTFGNNQFFWAGTEWFEDVLGSDRFWQAMGRNLVFSFIILAIEIPLGIFIALNMPKSGWGVPVCLVLMALPLLIPWNVVGTIWQVFGRNDIGLLGYYVNAMGIDFNYVRDTYDAWFIVILMDVWHWTSLVVLLCYAGLVSIPDAYYQAAKIDGASRWAVFRYIQLPKMNRVLLIAVLLRFMDSFMIYTEPFVVTGGGPGNSTTFLSIDLVKTALGQFDLGPAAAMSIIYFLIILLLSWVFYTVMTNVGADRTKEGGHG; encoded by the coding sequence ATGGACAAGCCGTGGAACAACAGAGCGTGGTCCATGGTGCTGCCGGTGCTCGTGCTGGTGGCGTTCTCGGCGGTCATCCCGCTGATGACGGTCGTGAACTATTCGGTTCAGGACACTTTTGGGAACAATCAGTTCTTCTGGGCGGGCACCGAGTGGTTCGAGGATGTGCTCGGCTCCGATCGCTTCTGGCAGGCCATGGGCCGCAACCTCGTCTTTTCCTTCATCATCCTCGCCATCGAGATCCCGCTCGGCATCTTCATCGCCTTGAACATGCCGAAATCCGGATGGGGCGTACCGGTCTGCCTTGTGCTGATGGCGCTGCCGCTGCTCATTCCGTGGAATGTCGTCGGCACGATCTGGCAGGTCTTCGGGCGCAACGACATCGGCCTGCTCGGCTATTACGTCAATGCGATGGGCATCGATTTCAACTATGTCCGCGACACCTATGACGCGTGGTTCATCGTCATCCTGATGGATGTCTGGCACTGGACCAGCCTCGTCGTGCTGCTCTGCTACGCCGGTCTCGTCTCGATACCCGACGCCTATTATCAGGCGGCGAAGATCGACGGCGCCTCGCGCTGGGCGGTATTCCGCTACATCCAGTTGCCTAAAATGAACCGCGTGCTGCTCATCGCCGTTCTGCTGCGCTTCATGGACTCGTTCATGATCTACACCGAGCCCTTCGTGGTGACGGGCGGCGGGCCGGGCAATTCGACGACCTTCCTGTCCATCGATTTGGTCAAGACCGCGCTCGGCCAGTTCGACCTCGGCCCGGCGGCTGCGATGTCGATCATCTACTTCCTGATCATCCTGCTGCTGTCGTGGGTCTTCTACACGGTCATGACCAATGTCGGGGCGGATCGGACGAAGGAGGGCGGCCATGGCTGA
- a CDS encoding carbohydrate ABC transporter permease, translating to MAESDATTMRDDKLPSSQPIPGTAAASAGRDSVSRAMRRRGDQSRFWWLVPTLYIVFLLLPIYWLVNMSFKTNTEIVTGLTLYPHQPTLRNYAVIFTDASWYSGYINSITYVVMNTVISVLVALPAAYAFSRYRFLGDKHLFFWLLTNRMAPPAVFALPFFQLYSAFGLIDTHIAVALAHCLFNVPLAVWILEGFMSGVPKEIDETAYIDGYSFPRFFVKIFMPLIASGIGVAAFFCFMFSWVELLLARTLTTTSAKPIAAVMTRTVSASGMDWGLLAAAGVLTLIPGALVIWFVRNYIAKGFALGRV from the coding sequence ATGGCTGAGTCCGACGCGACGACCATGCGCGACGACAAGCTGCCGTCCTCGCAGCCTATTCCCGGTACTGCCGCCGCAAGCGCGGGGCGGGACAGCGTTTCGCGCGCCATGCGTCGGCGCGGCGACCAGTCGCGCTTCTGGTGGCTGGTGCCGACGCTTTACATCGTCTTCCTGCTGCTGCCGATCTACTGGCTCGTCAACATGAGCTTCAAGACCAATACGGAGATCGTCACCGGGCTGACGCTCTACCCGCATCAGCCAACACTCAGGAACTATGCCGTCATCTTCACCGACGCCTCATGGTATTCGGGCTACATCAACTCGATCACCTATGTCGTCATGAACACGGTGATTTCCGTTCTGGTTGCGCTTCCGGCGGCCTACGCCTTCTCGCGCTACCGGTTCCTCGGCGACAAGCATCTGTTCTTCTGGCTGCTGACCAACCGCATGGCGCCGCCGGCCGTCTTCGCGCTACCCTTCTTCCAGCTCTATTCGGCCTTCGGGCTGATCGACACGCATATCGCGGTGGCGCTGGCACATTGCCTGTTCAACGTGCCGCTGGCGGTGTGGATTCTCGAAGGCTTCATGTCGGGCGTGCCGAAGGAGATCGACGAGACGGCCTATATCGACGGCTATTCGTTCCCGCGCTTCTTCGTGAAGATATTCATGCCGCTGATCGCGTCCGGCATCGGCGTGGCAGCCTTCTTCTGCTTCATGTTCTCATGGGTGGAACTGCTGCTCGCCCGCACGCTGACCACGACCAGCGCCAAGCCGATCGCGGCGGTCATGACGCGCACCGTGTCTGCATCCGGCATGGACTGGGGCCTGCTCGCCGCCGCCGGCGTGCTGACCCTCATTCCGGGCGCGCTCGTCATCTGGTTCGTGCGCAACTACATCGCCAAGGGCTTTGCCCTGGGGAGGGTATGA
- a CDS encoding DUF2160 domain-containing protein — MTATRRWQLPLIVVLVAYAVLAGLLAAVVPVKNEARDWTAPLINGGWMAWTFPTALFFLTIFLLLALMAVWEYASPGGNPRVGILHFETTRGDRLFISLLGSAFIHLAWLGLVGPSLWWALALSIVYAVGVFRYV, encoded by the coding sequence ATGACCGCCACACGCCGTTGGCAGCTTCCCCTCATTGTCGTTCTCGTGGCCTATGCCGTTCTGGCAGGCCTGCTCGCGGCCGTGGTTCCTGTCAAGAACGAGGCACGCGACTGGACCGCGCCATTGATCAACGGCGGCTGGATGGCGTGGACCTTCCCGACGGCGCTGTTCTTCCTGACGATCTTCCTGCTGCTCGCCCTGATGGCGGTGTGGGAATATGCCTCGCCCGGCGGCAATCCGCGGGTTGGGATTCTCCACTTCGAGACGACGCGCGGCGATCGTCTCTTCATTTCGCTGCTCGGCAGCGCCTTCATCCATCTCGCATGGCTGGGTCTTGTCGGACCCAGCCTGTGGTGGGCTCTCGCTCTATCGATCGTCTACGCCGTGGGGGTGTTTCGATACGTCTAG
- the cobT gene encoding nicotinate-nucleotide--dimethylbenzimidazole phosphoribosyltransferase, with amino-acid sequence MAALREACANMPAGNEDAASQALARQGTLTKPQGSLGRLEDLAVWLARWQGKAIPTLEKVEVLVFAGSHGITRRGVSAFPAEVTAQMVANFAAGGAAINQLAKAAGAELKVIALEVERPTADFTEAPAMSEADFLKAVSTGYEALSTGTQLLCIGEMGIGNTTTAAAVAAALFGGDGTDWVGRGTGVDDAGLKRKADVVDAAIARHGDALRDPLEVLRRVGGRELAAMFGAALAARHKGAAVLVDGFVSTAAVAPLGLLATGGLDHAQAAHRSAEAGHTRLLEKIGLSPILEMRMRLGEASGACLAVHILRSAAACHSGMATFADAGVSEN; translated from the coding sequence ATGGCCGCGCTACGCGAGGCCTGCGCCAATATGCCGGCCGGAAACGAAGATGCGGCATCGCAAGCGCTGGCGCGCCAAGGCACGCTGACCAAGCCGCAGGGCAGCCTCGGGCGGCTGGAGGATCTGGCCGTGTGGCTCGCGCGGTGGCAGGGAAAGGCGATCCCGACGCTGGAAAAGGTCGAAGTCCTGGTGTTCGCCGGCTCGCACGGCATCACGAGACGCGGCGTTTCCGCCTTTCCGGCCGAAGTGACGGCGCAGATGGTGGCGAATTTCGCGGCGGGTGGTGCGGCGATCAACCAATTGGCAAAGGCCGCCGGTGCGGAACTGAAGGTGATCGCGCTGGAGGTGGAGCGCCCTACGGCGGATTTTACCGAAGCGCCGGCCATGTCGGAAGCGGATTTCCTGAAGGCGGTCTCGACAGGCTACGAGGCGCTTTCGACCGGGACGCAACTCCTCTGTATCGGAGAAATGGGCATCGGCAACACGACAACGGCGGCGGCGGTGGCGGCTGCGCTGTTCGGCGGAGACGGGACGGATTGGGTCGGTCGCGGCACGGGGGTCGACGATGCCGGACTCAAGCGGAAGGCCGATGTGGTGGACGCCGCGATCGCCCGTCACGGGGATGCGTTGCGTGACCCTCTGGAGGTGTTGCGCCGGGTTGGCGGGCGGGAACTGGCGGCGATGTTCGGCGCTGCTCTCGCCGCACGGCACAAGGGTGCGGCCGTGTTGGTCGACGGTTTCGTGTCAACCGCAGCCGTGGCGCCGCTCGGATTGCTGGCGACAGGCGGTCTCGACCACGCGCAGGCGGCGCATCGGTCGGCCGAGGCTGGACACACGCGCCTGCTCGAAAAGATCGGGTTGAGTCCGATCCTTGAAATGAGAATGCGTCTCGGCGAAGCTTCCGGCGCTTGCCTCGCGGTGCATATCCTGCGCTCGGCCGCTGCATGCCATAGTGGCATGGCGACTTTCGCAGACGCGGGTGTGTCGGAAAATTGA
- a CDS encoding BA14K family protein — MKKLFSGLMAAAMSLSMVAASAVPMNAAPVVQPSVPQANDAIKVQERIWIPRGQRRGGNPEHGLGVPNQREFRGEWRRGDRQWRGNNSWRNDARWRDRGNYRYWNGHRGYREWRKGYRRHNNGWWFPLAAFTAGAVIGNTLNQPRVIYRDGGSAHTQWCYNRYRSYRASDNTFQPYNGPRKQCYSPYS; from the coding sequence ATGAAAAAACTTTTTTCCGGTCTGATGGCCGCCGCGATGAGTCTTTCGATGGTCGCGGCATCGGCGGTGCCGATGAATGCCGCGCCGGTGGTTCAGCCGTCCGTACCCCAGGCGAACGACGCCATCAAGGTGCAGGAGCGCATCTGGATACCCCGTGGCCAGCGGCGCGGCGGCAATCCTGAACACGGTCTTGGCGTGCCGAACCAACGTGAGTTTCGCGGTGAATGGCGACGCGGCGATCGGCAGTGGCGAGGCAACAACAGTTGGCGCAATGATGCGCGCTGGCGTGATCGCGGCAACTATCGCTACTGGAACGGCCATCGCGGCTACCGCGAGTGGCGTAAGGGTTATCGCCGTCACAACAATGGCTGGTGGTTCCCGCTGGCTGCCTTCACCGCAGGCGCGGTGATCGGCAACACGTTGAACCAGCCGCGCGTCATCTATCGTGACGGCGGCAGCGCGCACACCCAGTGGTGCTACAACCGCTATCGCTCCTACAGGGCTTCGGACAACACGTTCCAGCCTTACAACGGCCCGCGCAAGCAGTGCTATTCGCCCTATAGCTGA
- the glpK gene encoding glycerol kinase GlpK, producing MTGFVLAIDQGTTSSRAIVFDRDMKVAGVGQKEFRQHFPASGWVEHDPEEIWSTVLETCRKALSTADIKASDVAAIGITNQRETVVIWDKATGKPIHNAIVWQDRRTAPLCAKLKKQDLEAKFTKKTGLLLDPYFSGTKIAWLLDKVKGARRRAENGELLVGTIDSFLIWRLTGGKVHATDATNASRTLIYNIETNRWDAELLKILRIPEAMLPQVKDCAADYGRTEQSLLGAEIPILGVAGDQQAATIGQACFKPGMMKSTYGTGCFALLNTGADIVRSKNRLLTTIAYRLNGKTTYALEGSIFIAGAAVQWLRDGLRVIGRADQTGEMAALADPSQDVYLVPAFVGLGAPHWDAEARGAMFGLTRNTGPAEFARAALEAVAYQTRDLLDAMKKDWKGGSAKTVLRVDGGMVASDWTMQCLADILDAAVDRPTILETTALGAAWLAGSRAGVWPKAAEFSRKWALDQRFQPAMDEKTRGRKLKGWRDAVRRTLSA from the coding sequence ATGACCGGTTTCGTGCTCGCCATCGACCAGGGCACCACCTCCAGCCGCGCCATCGTGTTCGACCGCGACATGAAGGTGGCGGGTGTCGGCCAGAAGGAGTTCAGGCAGCATTTTCCGGCTTCCGGCTGGGTCGAGCACGATCCGGAGGAAATCTGGTCGACGGTGCTGGAAACCTGCCGCAAGGCGCTGTCCACGGCGGATATCAAGGCATCTGACGTCGCTGCCATCGGCATCACCAACCAGCGCGAGACCGTGGTCATCTGGGACAAGGCCACCGGCAAGCCGATCCACAACGCCATCGTCTGGCAGGACCGGCGCACCGCGCCGCTCTGCGCCAAGCTCAAGAAGCAAGACCTCGAAGCGAAATTCACGAAAAAGACCGGCCTGCTGCTCGACCCGTATTTTTCCGGCACCAAGATCGCGTGGCTGCTGGACAAGGTGAAGGGCGCCCGCCGCCGCGCCGAGAACGGCGAACTGCTCGTCGGCACCATCGACAGCTTTCTGATCTGGCGGCTGACCGGCGGCAAGGTGCACGCCACCGATGCCACCAACGCCTCGCGCACGTTGATCTACAATATAGAGACGAACCGATGGGACGCGGAGCTCCTGAAGATCCTGCGCATACCGGAAGCGATGCTGCCGCAGGTCAAGGATTGTGCCGCCGATTATGGCCGCACGGAGCAATCGCTCCTCGGAGCCGAAATCCCCATTCTCGGCGTTGCCGGCGACCAGCAGGCGGCGACCATCGGTCAGGCCTGTTTCAAGCCGGGCATGATGAAATCGACTTACGGCACCGGCTGCTTCGCGCTGCTGAACACCGGCGCCGACATCGTGCGTTCGAAGAACCGGCTGCTGACGACGATCGCCTATCGCCTGAATGGCAAGACCACCTATGCGCTGGAAGGCTCGATCTTCATCGCCGGCGCCGCCGTGCAATGGCTCCGCGACGGGCTGCGCGTTATCGGTCGCGCTGACCAGACGGGTGAGATGGCCGCGCTCGCCGATCCCTCGCAGGACGTCTATCTGGTTCCGGCCTTCGTCGGGCTGGGGGCGCCGCATTGGGACGCCGAGGCGCGGGGCGCGATGTTCGGCCTGACCCGGAACACCGGTCCCGCCGAATTCGCGCGAGCCGCGCTGGAGGCGGTGGCCTACCAGACGCGCGACCTGCTTGACGCCATGAAGAAGGACTGGAAGGGCGGCTCGGCGAAAACGGTGCTGCGCGTCGATGGCGGCATGGTCGCGTCTGACTGGACCATGCAGTGCCTTGCCGACATACTCGACGCGGCCGTGGACAGGCCGACGATCCTTGAAACCACGGCTCTCGGGGCGGCATGGCTCGCCGGCTCCCGGGCCGGCGTATGGCCGAAGGCTGCTGAATTCTCCCGGAAATGGGCGCTCGACCAGAGGTTCCAGCCGGCGATGGACGAGAAGACACGCGGCCGCAAGCTCAAGGGCTGGCGTGATGCGGTGCGGCGCACGCTTTCCGCGTGA
- a CDS encoding glycerol-3-phosphate dehydrogenase, whose protein sequence is MDEGPIYDVFVIGGGINGCGIARDAVGRGFSVILAEMNDLASGTSSGSTKLIHGGLRYLEHYEFRLVREALMEREVLWKMAPHIIWPMRFVLPFFSGGPRPAWMLRLGLFLYDHIGGRKLLPATKTLDMTRDPAGKPLKPLFTKAFEYSDGWVNDARLVVLNARDAADRGAVIRTRTKVVGARRAGDHWLVTMEATDGHCEIVKARLVVNAAGPWVDHVLSAAVGQNDVHNVRLVQGSHIVVGRKFDDPRAYFFQNNDGRIIFAIPYEEDFTLIGTTDQDFHGDPHDVRISDGEIDYLCAAASEYFAKPVTRGDIVWTYSAVRPLFDDGASKAQEATRDYVLKAEAPAGQGAIVNAFGGKITTYRRLAESMLEKIEEVLGKRGKSWTATAPLPGGDFPATGFDAQVAKLKAEYPFLDARLARRLTRLYGTRARSMLGLARSLGDLGRDFGGDLYEAEVRYLVEHEWAATAEDILWRRTKRGLKLSPEQAAALQAYLDRNGAGGRQAAE, encoded by the coding sequence TTGGACGAAGGTCCGATCTACGACGTTTTCGTCATCGGCGGGGGCATCAACGGATGCGGCATCGCGCGTGACGCCGTCGGACGCGGATTCAGCGTCATTCTGGCGGAGATGAACGATCTCGCGAGCGGCACGTCTTCCGGTTCCACCAAGCTGATCCATGGCGGCCTGCGCTACCTCGAACACTATGAGTTCCGGCTGGTGCGCGAAGCGCTGATGGAGCGCGAGGTGCTCTGGAAGATGGCGCCGCACATCATCTGGCCGATGCGCTTCGTTCTGCCGTTTTTCAGCGGCGGCCCGCGTCCGGCCTGGATGCTCCGGCTCGGCCTTTTCCTCTACGACCACATCGGCGGCCGCAAGCTCCTGCCGGCGACGAAGACGCTGGACATGACGCGCGACCCGGCTGGGAAGCCGTTGAAGCCGCTGTTCACCAAGGCCTTCGAGTATTCGGACGGCTGGGTGAACGATGCGCGCCTCGTCGTGCTCAATGCCCGTGATGCTGCCGACCGGGGCGCTGTCATCCGCACCCGCACCAAGGTCGTCGGCGCACGCCGGGCGGGGGACCACTGGCTCGTGACGATGGAGGCGACGGACGGCCATTGCGAGATCGTCAAGGCACGGCTCGTCGTCAATGCGGCGGGGCCGTGGGTCGATCATGTGCTGTCGGCGGCGGTCGGGCAGAACGACGTCCACAATGTCCGCCTGGTGCAGGGCAGCCATATCGTCGTCGGCAGGAAGTTCGATGACCCTCGCGCCTATTTCTTCCAGAACAATGATGGCCGGATCATCTTCGCCATTCCGTATGAGGAGGACTTCACCCTCATCGGCACCACCGACCAGGATTTTCACGGCGATCCGCACGATGTCCGCATCAGTGACGGCGAGATCGACTACCTCTGCGCCGCCGCCAGCGAGTATTTTGCGAAGCCGGTCACGCGCGGCGACATCGTCTGGACCTATTCGGCCGTGCGTCCGCTTTTCGACGACGGCGCGTCGAAAGCACAGGAGGCGACACGGGATTACGTGTTGAAGGCGGAAGCGCCTGCCGGGCAGGGTGCGATCGTCAACGCCTTCGGCGGCAAGATCACCACCTATCGCCGTCTCGCGGAATCGATGCTGGAGAAGATCGAGGAGGTGCTCGGCAAGCGGGGAAAGTCCTGGACGGCGACCGCGCCGCTGCCCGGCGGCGATTTTCCCGCGACCGGCTTCGATGCGCAGGTCGCGAAGCTCAAGGCCGAATATCCGTTCCTCGACGCGCGTCTCGCGCGGCGGCTCACCCGCCTTTACGGCACACGCGCAAGGTCGATGCTCGGCCTTGCGCGGTCGCTCGGTGATCTCGGGCGGGATTTCGGGGGGGATTTGTATGAGGCTGAAGTGCGGTATCTTGTCGAGCACGAATGGGCCGCGACGGCCGAGGACATTCTGTGGCGCCGCACCAAGCGCGGGCTGAAACTGTCGCCCGAGCAGGCCGCCGCGCTCCAGGCGTATCTGGATAGAAACGGCGCAGGCGGTCGGCAGGCAGCGGAGTAA
- a CDS encoding ABC transporter substrate-binding protein, protein MRRQLLASTTALILLAGAGSAYAGMDEAKAFLDKEIGDMSTLDRAAQEAEMQWFIDAAKPFAGMDIKVVSETITTHSYESEVLAPAFSAITGIKVTHDLIQEGDVVEKIQTQMQTGENLYDAWVNDSDLIGTHWRYQQVRNLTDFMANEGKDVTNPNLDLADFIGTSFTTAPDGKLYQLPDQQFANLYWFRYDWFNDEKNKADFKAKYGYDLGVPVNWSAYEDIAEFFTGREIDGKKVYGHMDYGKKDPSLGWRFTDAWLSMAGNGDKGIPNGKPVDEWGIKVDENSRPVGSCVARGGDTNGPAAVYSIEKYLEWMKAYAPASAQGMTFSESGPVPSQGEIAQQMFTYTAFTADFVKEGLPVVNADGTPKWRFAPSPHGVYWKDGMKLGYQDVGSWTLMKSTPDDRAKAAWLYAQFVTSKTVDVKKSHVGLTLIRQSSIDHQSFTERAPKLGGLIEFYRSPARVQWSPTGTNIPDYPKLAQLWWQAIGDASSGAKTAQEAMDSLCAEQEKVLERLERAGVQGDIGPKLAEEHDLEYWNKDAVAKGNLAPQLKIENEKEKPVTVNYDELVKSWQK, encoded by the coding sequence ATGCGACGGCAGCTTCTAGCATCAACGACGGCCCTCATTCTACTGGCAGGCGCGGGCAGCGCCTATGCCGGGATGGACGAGGCCAAGGCCTTCCTGGACAAGGAAATCGGCGACATGTCGACCCTCGACCGCGCCGCGCAGGAAGCCGAAATGCAATGGTTCATCGATGCGGCAAAGCCCTTTGCCGGCATGGATATCAAGGTCGTTTCGGAAACGATCACGACGCACTCCTATGAGTCCGAAGTGCTGGCGCCGGCTTTCTCCGCCATCACCGGCATCAAGGTCACCCACGACCTGATCCAGGAAGGCGACGTGGTCGAGAAGATTCAGACCCAGATGCAGACGGGCGAGAATCTTTACGACGCATGGGTGAACGACTCGGACCTCATCGGCACGCACTGGCGCTACCAGCAGGTGCGCAACCTCACCGACTTCATGGCCAACGAAGGCAAGGACGTCACCAATCCGAATCTCGACCTCGCCGACTTCATCGGCACGTCCTTCACCACCGCGCCGGACGGCAAGCTCTACCAGCTTCCCGACCAGCAGTTCGCGAACCTCTACTGGTTCCGCTACGACTGGTTCAACGACGAGAAGAACAAGGCCGACTTCAAGGCGAAATACGGCTACGATCTCGGCGTTCCGGTCAACTGGTCGGCCTATGAGGACATCGCCGAGTTCTTCACCGGCCGCGAGATCGACGGCAAGAAGGTCTACGGCCATATGGACTACGGCAAGAAGGACCCGTCGCTCGGCTGGCGCTTTACCGATGCCTGGCTCTCCATGGCCGGCAATGGCGACAAGGGCATCCCGAACGGCAAGCCGGTCGACGAGTGGGGCATCAAGGTCGACGAGAATTCTCGGCCGGTCGGCTCCTGCGTCGCGCGCGGCGGCGACACCAACGGTCCTGCGGCGGTCTATTCCATCGAAAAGTATCTCGAGTGGATGAAAGCCTATGCCCCCGCGTCGGCGCAGGGCATGACCTTCTCCGAATCCGGACCGGTGCCGAGCCAGGGCGAGATCGCCCAGCAGATGTTCACCTACACCGCCTTCACGGCGGATTTCGTGAAGGAGGGCCTGCCGGTCGTGAATGCGGACGGCACGCCGAAGTGGCGCTTCGCTCCGAGCCCGCACGGCGTCTACTGGAAGGACGGCATGAAGCTCGGCTATCAGGACGTGGGTTCCTGGACGCTGATGAAGTCGACGCCGGACGACCGCGCCAAGGCCGCCTGGCTTTATGCGCAGTTCGTCACCTCCAAGACCGTCGACGTCAAGAAGAGCCATGTCGGTCTCACCTTGATCCGCCAGTCGAGCATCGATCATCAGAGCTTCACCGAGCGCGCGCCGAAGCTTGGCGGACTGATCGAGTTCTATCGTTCGCCGGCCCGCGTGCAGTGGTCGCCGACCGGTACGAACATTCCCGACTATCCGAAGCTCGCGCAGCTCTGGTGGCAGGCGATCGGCGATGCCTCGTCGGGCGCCAAGACCGCGCAGGAGGCGATGGACTCGCTCTGCGCCGAGCAGGAAAAGGTGCTGGAGCGTCTGGAACGCGCCGGCGTGCAGGGCGACATCGGGCCGAAGCTCGCCGAGGAGCACGATCTCGAATACTGGAACAAGGATGCGGTCGCCAAGGGCAACCTCGCGCCGCAGCTCAAGATCGAGAACGAGAAGGAAAAGCCGGTCACCGTCAACTATGACGAACTGGTGAAGAGCTGGCAGAAGTAA